A single genomic interval of Xyrauchen texanus isolate HMW12.3.18 chromosome 8, RBS_HiC_50CHRs, whole genome shotgun sequence harbors:
- the micall2a gene encoding MICAL-like protein 2a yields MAAIKALQQWCKIQCDGYRDVGISNMTTSFRDGLAFCALIHKFRPDLINFESLSKDNVYDNNHLAFRVAEEHLGIPALLDAEDMVALPVPDRLSILTYVSQYYNFFIGRSPIGGVGGIKRHAEDSKEMPSEKKNLPVVAKNHNLKTNTENHPPHTEMPKNIRESHPPSLNIQKTALEKHVLTTPAWQTGTDLQKSAGVKRVPAPITPIGAKSPQPHREAEKRTVLVESSNKTGTLKSECAVCGNYVHLVQRHLVDGKLYHRSCFKCSVCYGTLKFGAYKLGTDTGSLVCTVHQQAQNGFKPTVKPFKDSGFLLAKLDSKSDNGSQPTSQHYTSVLSMPVKAVLRTADPSPAPQSWTASAQRTQAARQKFFQSCTPVAELRPSTRSQPCSSEPSTNQSTSLKMEEKDRTNALINGKLLEGNCNNNNALNSHPGTERQLKIRCPSAEVSNLGQELHSRDSAGRNSSQATPSTPAISISSLNTKESLYHIAIGKKHCRPPCLLLSTAKAKEAQSNEAPDDWTSKAAPNGPGLKSEDSAKGIMLTPKKNKSYFTSSHNELTIQKGTPAPNSHTSNSHCSNHIAQQYVVERGPQSETWGTWGCPSNEVWSVTSSPIQQFSPVVSCLGHNCDGSARQGSKSKCLMSSCVSPSPSHRKPSSPEQPHHGQVNSSYENGKCAAERGLMDEIRSPTIKPCHIPEDQITKELQEIENNVNVLENEGIELERRLRIYEEEGHGDLLMDPLMVDWFNLIRKKQSYIRRESELMYIARTQDLEEQQPGVEGELRRLINTPENLKCPAEKKRETELLNRLMEIVNDRNAIVEGLEEDRIREEEEDQQLNEMMQRLGLQKFKNKRKSSFSKLFRLRSKTSSMGE; encoded by the exons TAAGATTCAGTGCGATGGATACAGAGATGTGGGCATCAGCAACATGACCACATCTTTCAGAGATGGACTGGCCTTCTGCGCACTTATCCACAAATTCAGACCGGACCTCAT AAACTTTGAGTCACTCTCCAAAGACAATGTGTATGACAACAACCACTTG GCATTCCGTGTGGCTGAAGAGCATCTGGGAATCCCAGCTCTTCTGGATGCTGAGGACATGGTGGCTTTGCCGGTCCCAGACAGGCTCAGCATCCTCACATATGTCTCGCAGTACTATAACTTCTTCATCGGCCGCTCACCAA TAGGGGGAGTGGGAGGCATCAAGCGTCATGCTGAGGACTCAAAGGAGATGCCATCAGAGAAGAAAAACCTGCCTGTGGTTGCCAAAAATCACAATCTCAAAACAAATACAGAGAACCATCCTCCACACACAGAAATGCCAAAAAATATCAGAGAAAGCCATCCTCCATCTCTTAATATCCAGAAAACTGCTTTAGAGAAGCATGTTCTAACCACTCCAGCATGGCAAACTGGCACAGACTTGCAGAAATCAGCAGGAGTTAAACGAGTGCCGGCACCCATCACACCAATCGGAGCAAAATCTCCACAGCCACACAGAGAAGCTGAGAAG AGAACTGTTTTAGTGGAGAGCTCAAATAAAACGGGAACACTGAAAAGTGAATGTGCAGTATGTGGGAATTATGTGCATCTGGTCCAGAGACATCTGGTGGATGGGAAACTCTACCACCGGAGCTGCTTTAA GTGTAGTGTATGCTATGGCACTCTGAAATTTGGGGCATATAAATTGGGAACAGACACTGGCTCACTAGTCTGCACTGTTCACCAGCAGGCCCAGAATGGCTTCAAGCCTACTGTTAAGCCTTTTAAGGACAGTGGATTTTTGCTTGCTAAACTGGATTCCAAGTCTGACAACGGAAGTCAGCCAACTTCCCAGCACTACACCTCAGTATTATCTATGCCTGTCAAAGCTGTGCTCAGAACAGCTGACCCCAGTCCAGCCCCACAGTCATGGACTGCCTCTGCTCAGAGGACTCAGGCAGCCAGACAGAAGTTCTTCCAATCCTGTACCCCAGTAGCAGAGCTTCGTCCCAGTACGAGGTCACAGCCATGCTCCTCAGAGCCCTCCACCAATCAAAGCACCAGTCTGAAGATGGAGGAGAAAGACCGGACCAATGCACTGATCAATGGGAAACTACTAGAAGGAAACTGCAATAATAACAACGCGCTTAATTCTCATCCCGGAACAGAGAGGCA GCTAAAAATCAGATGCCCTTCTGCTGAGGTCTCCAACTTGGGTCAGGAGTTACACAGCCGTGATTCAGCAGGAAGGAACTCAAGTCAGGCCACTCCATCCACGCCTGCTATCAGCATTAGCAGCTTGAACACCAAGGAATCCCTCTACCATATTGCCATCGGCAAAAAGCACTGCAGACCTCCATGCTTGCTGCTTTCTACTGCCAAAG CCAAAGAAGCTCAGAGCAACGAAGCCCCGGATGACTGGACATCAAAGGCAGCTCCAAATGGACCAGGACTGAA ATCTGAAGATTCTGCCAAGGGGATCATGTTAACTCCCAAGAAAAATAAAAGTTACTTCACCTCCAGCCATAATGAGTTAACAATCCAAAAGGGTAcacctgccccaaactcacacacatCAAACAGTCATTGCTCTAACCATATTGCTCAGCAGTATGTAGTTGAGAGAGGGCCGCAGTCGGAAACATGGGGTACCTGGG GTTGTCCTTCAAATGAAGTGTGGTCTGTGACCTCTTCACCCATCCAACAATTCAGTCCTGTTGTCTCATGTTTGGGTCACAACTGTGATGGGTCTGCTAGACAGG GTTCTAAAAGCAAGTGTCTCATGTCCTCATGTGTCTCACCTTCTCCGTCCCATCGCAAACCTTCATCTCCAGAACAACCCCACCATGGGCAAGTGAACTCAA GTTATGAAAATGGAAAATGCGCTGCTGAAAGGGGCTTGATGGATGAGATAAGGTCACCCACT ATAAAGCCTTGCCACATCCCTGAAGACCAAATCACAAAAGAGTTGCAGGAAATTGAGAACAATGTAAACGTTTTGGAGAACGAGGGGATAGAATTGGAGAGAAGACTTCGCATATATGAAGAAG AGGGACATGGGGACCTACTGATGGATCCCTTGATGGTGGACTGGTTTAACCTGATTCGTAAAAAACAAAGCTACATTCGGAGGGAGTCGGAGTTAATGTATAT TGCAAGAACACAGGATCTGGAGGAGCAGCAGCCAGGAGTGGAGGGAGAGCTCAGGAGATTGATCAATACACCAG aAAATCTGAAGTGTCCGGCTGAGAAGAAGAGGGAAACTGAGCTGTTGAACAGGCTGATGGAGATCGTGAATGACAGAAATGCCATTGTTGAGGGACTGGAGGAGGACAGGATAAG agaggaggaggaagatcaACAGTTGAATGAGATGATGCAAAGACTTG GTCTGCAAAAGTTTAAAAACAAACGCAAGTCGTCCTTCTCAAAGTTATTTAGACTGAGAAGTAAAACATCCTCCATGGGAGAGTGA